A window from Mycolicibacterium tokaiense encodes these proteins:
- a CDS encoding aldo/keto reductase translates to MAAQIGTHSVHRVGYGAMQLDQQVGDDDAATVLRRAVELGVNHIDTASFYGAGEVNRRIRRALAPYPDDLLIVSKVGATPAAGPRPLQPAQKPEQLRAEVEANLTELGLECIPVMNLRRLDLGPGLAAEGDQVVSLDDQLAEMIALRDEGKIGGIGLSAVDTDGVRAALGAGIVCVQNAYSVLDRAQEATLDLCAAQDIAWVPFFPLGSAFAGFPSVTDNPDVQAVAAELDATPAQVGLAWLLAHSSHTLLIPGTRSVRHLEENVAAAQVTLPPGALERLDAVGSTDAQPLDAGRFTAR, encoded by the coding sequence ATGGCGGCACAGATCGGCACCCACTCCGTTCACCGCGTCGGGTACGGCGCGATGCAGCTCGACCAACAGGTCGGCGACGACGACGCCGCCACAGTCCTGCGGCGTGCGGTCGAACTGGGCGTCAACCACATCGACACCGCATCGTTCTACGGCGCCGGAGAGGTGAACCGCCGGATCAGGCGGGCGTTGGCGCCCTACCCCGACGACCTGCTGATCGTCAGCAAGGTCGGAGCCACCCCGGCAGCCGGTCCGAGGCCGCTCCAGCCCGCACAGAAGCCGGAACAACTGCGAGCCGAGGTCGAGGCCAATCTGACCGAACTGGGTCTCGAGTGCATTCCCGTGATGAACTTGCGCCGCCTCGACCTGGGTCCGGGCCTCGCCGCCGAGGGCGACCAGGTGGTCAGCCTCGACGATCAACTCGCGGAGATGATCGCCTTACGCGACGAAGGCAAGATCGGCGGCATCGGGCTCAGCGCGGTGGACACCGACGGCGTGCGCGCCGCTCTGGGTGCGGGCATCGTCTGCGTGCAGAACGCCTACAGCGTGCTCGATCGCGCCCAGGAAGCCACCCTCGACCTGTGCGCTGCCCAGGACATCGCCTGGGTGCCGTTCTTCCCCCTCGGCTCGGCCTTCGCCGGCTTTCCCAGTGTCACCGACAATCCGGACGTGCAGGCCGTGGCCGCCGAGCTCGATGCCACCCCGGCTCAGGTGGGCTTGGCCTGGCTGCTGGCGCACTCATCGCACACCCTGCTCATACCGGGCACGCGCTCGGTGCGCCACCTCGAAGAGAACGTCGCCGCAGCCCAGGTCACTCTGCCGCCCGGCGCGCTGGAGCGGCTGGACGCCGTGGGCAGCACCGATGCCCAACCTCTGGACGCCGGGCGTTTCACCGCGCGCTGA
- a CDS encoding anti-sigma factor family protein encodes MNPEPLDCNELVELVTAYLDGSLGSDDRARFDAHLRECDGCVNYLQQFRVTVCTVGRIPADAMDPAFRARLMDVFHGLR; translated from the coding sequence GTGAACCCAGAACCATTGGACTGCAACGAACTTGTCGAGCTGGTGACTGCCTACCTCGACGGTTCGCTGGGCTCCGATGACCGTGCCCGCTTCGATGCTCATCTGCGCGAGTGCGACGGTTGCGTGAACTATCTGCAACAGTTCCGCGTGACCGTGTGCACCGTGGGCCGCATCCCCGCCGACGCCATGGATCCGGCATTCCGGGCGCGCCTCATGGATGTGTTCCATGGCCTGCGGTGA